Proteins found in one Actinokineospora alba genomic segment:
- a CDS encoding flotillin family protein, whose translation MDLISTGLGILLGVILLVIIIMLFLVSRLFRKVEQGKALIVSKVKKVDVTFTGAVVLPVLHKAELMDISVKTIEINRAGKDGLICHDNIRADIRITFFVRVNKTVEDVIKVAQAIGTQRASDEHTLQALFNAKFSEALKTVGKQLDFVDLYTQRDHFRDQIIRVIGTDLNGYSLEDAAIDYLEQTPMTQLDAANILDAQGIRKITELTAIEHIRTNEFQRNEEKEITRQNVDAREAILELERRQADAEIKQRREVDTMRAREEAETAKVQAEERLKANTAHLRTEEALGIQTENKAREIAVAEKNRERVIAIETERIEKDRMLEVIARERETELSTISKNKEVEAEKRAVAEVVRERIAVDKTVAEQEENIKRLRMVEEAERKRQALIIGAEAEAQESLVKDIKAAEASEASAKHKAREELVLAEARQQAAELDTRAMIRLAEGAQAEAAAKGLAEVQVRERDAAAIEKVGRAEAAVYREKAMAEAEGIKEKLKGEAEGLSDKAGALAAMDDATRGHEEYRLRLEADKEVRLKGIDAQREVAEAQAMVLAAGLEKADIDIVGGETMFFDKIVGAISMGKAVDGFVDHSSVAQQLGGGWLNGSASFTDDLKGILGSFGTNDVKNLTVSALLLKLINTGGGDSTKLQELLGHAQRLGIADQPVAALAAAQS comes from the coding sequence ATGGACCTGATCTCCACCGGTCTGGGCATCCTGCTCGGCGTGATCCTGCTCGTCATCATCATCATGCTGTTCCTGGTCAGCAGGCTGTTCCGGAAGGTGGAGCAGGGCAAGGCGCTGATCGTGTCCAAGGTCAAGAAGGTGGACGTCACGTTCACCGGCGCGGTCGTGCTCCCGGTGCTGCACAAGGCCGAGCTCATGGACATCTCGGTGAAGACCATCGAGATCAACCGTGCGGGCAAGGACGGCCTGATCTGCCACGACAACATCCGCGCCGACATCCGGATCACGTTCTTCGTGCGGGTCAACAAGACCGTCGAGGACGTCATCAAGGTCGCCCAGGCGATCGGCACCCAGCGGGCCAGCGACGAGCACACCCTGCAGGCGCTGTTCAACGCCAAGTTCTCCGAGGCGCTCAAGACCGTCGGCAAGCAGCTCGACTTCGTCGACCTCTACACCCAGCGCGACCACTTCCGCGACCAGATCATCCGGGTCATCGGCACCGACCTCAACGGCTACAGCCTTGAGGACGCGGCGATCGACTACCTGGAGCAGACCCCGATGACCCAGCTCGACGCGGCCAACATCCTTGACGCGCAAGGCATCCGCAAGATCACCGAGCTGACCGCGATCGAGCACATCCGCACCAACGAGTTCCAGCGCAACGAGGAGAAGGAGATCACCCGCCAGAACGTCGACGCGCGGGAGGCCATCCTGGAACTCGAGCGCAGGCAGGCGGACGCGGAGATCAAGCAGCGTCGCGAGGTCGACACCATGCGCGCCCGTGAAGAGGCCGAGACCGCCAAGGTCCAGGCCGAGGAGCGGCTCAAGGCCAACACCGCGCACCTGCGCACCGAGGAAGCGCTCGGCATCCAGACCGAGAACAAGGCCCGCGAGATCGCGGTGGCGGAGAAGAACCGCGAGCGGGTCATCGCCATCGAGACCGAGCGCATCGAGAAGGACCGGATGCTGGAGGTCATCGCCCGCGAGCGCGAGACCGAGCTTTCCACCATCTCCAAGAACAAAGAGGTCGAGGCCGAGAAGCGCGCGGTCGCCGAGGTCGTGCGCGAGCGCATCGCCGTCGACAAGACCGTCGCCGAGCAGGAAGAGAACATCAAGCGCCTGCGGATGGTCGAGGAGGCCGAGCGCAAGCGCCAGGCGCTGATCATCGGCGCCGAGGCCGAGGCGCAGGAGAGCCTGGTCAAGGACATCAAGGCGGCTGAGGCGTCCGAGGCGTCGGCCAAGCACAAGGCCCGCGAGGAACTGGTGCTCGCCGAGGCCCGCCAGCAGGCTGCGGAGCTCGACACCCGGGCGATGATCCGGCTCGCCGAGGGCGCTCAGGCCGAGGCGGCCGCGAAGGGGCTGGCCGAGGTCCAGGTCCGTGAGCGCGACGCGGCGGCGATCGAGAAGGTCGGCCGCGCGGAGGCGGCGGTCTACCGCGAGAAGGCGATGGCCGAGGCCGAGGGCATCAAGGAGAAGCTCAAGGGCGAGGCCGAAGGTCTGTCCGACAAGGCGGGCGCGCTGGCCGCGATGGACGACGCGACCCGCGGGCACGAGGAGTACCGCCTGCGGCTCGAAGCCGACAAGGAGGTCCGCCTCAAGGGCATCGACGCGCAGCGCGAGGTCGCCGAGGCGCAGGCCATGGTGCTGGCCGCGGGCCTGGAGAAGGCCGACATCGACATCGTCGGCGGCGAGACCATGTTCTTCGACAAGATCGTCGGTGCGATCTCGATGGGCAAGGCCGTCGACGGGTTCGTCGACCACTCGTCGGTCGCGCAGCAGCTCGGCGGCGGGTGGCTCAACGGTTCGGCGAGCTTCACCGACGACCTCAAGGGCATCCTCGGGTCGTTCGGCACCAACGACGTCAAGAACCTGACCGTGTCGGCCCTGCTGCTCAAGCTGATCAACACCGGTGGCGGCGACTCGACGAAGCTGCAGGAGCTGCTCGGCCACGCGCAGCGTCTCGGCATCGCCGACCAGCCGGTCGCCGCCCTGGCCGCCGCGCAGAGCTGA